Genomic window (Comamonas endophytica):
TAGAGCCTTTGCATGGCGCCACGCTCACCCGCGGCGCAGGCCTGCAAGGTGGCTTCATAGTCGAAATCTTCCACGGGAACAGGCAAGTGAGGACTCCAGGCGGCAGGGATGGAATGGCGCGCAAGGCATCGGCGCGACACGCGAACGACGCATCATGCCATGGAGGCGCGGGGCTTGCGGCAAGCTTGCCTCAACCAAAGCGGAAGGCCGACAGCCGGGTCTTCATCACCTGCTGCGAGTAGATCCTGCGGCCGCGGTCCTTGCCGGCCGCACCGGCAGCCACCAGCAGTGGCATCAGGTGCTCCTCCTGGCCTGGTGGATGGCAATGGTGGGCGTAGGGTGCCCCGTCCCACTGCCGCAGCGAGGCGTTGCGCTGCAGCGGATCGGCCTGCACCGCGTCCGTCAGCCACTCGTCGAAGGCTTCGGAAGGCGCGGTGTAGCGCGCATCGCCATAGCCGCGCATATTGTGGAAGCTCATGCCGCTGCCGATGATCAATACGCCCTCGGCCCGCAGGCCGGCAAGGGCAGCACCCGCCGCCAGGTGCGCCGCAGGATCGAGATCGGCGCGCAGCGACAGCTGCACCACCGGTATATCGGCTGCGGGGAACATCAGCTTGAGCGGAATGAAGACCCCATGGTCCAGGCCGCGCTCGGCATCCAGGGCGCTTTGAAGCCCGGCATCCGCGAGCCGATGCGCCATTCGTGCGGCGAGGGCTGCATCGCCTGGAGCCGGATAGGCCAGCTGGTAGGTGTGCGGTGGAAAGCCATGGTAGTCATAAATCAATTCGGGACATGCGCTGGCGGTCACGCTGAAAGCCGGTGCCTGCCAATGGCCCGATATGAGCATGATGGCCCGCGGCTTCTCCGGCAGCGTGCCCGCTGCACCTGCGAGAAATTCCGCCATCTCGTTCCAGGTATCCGCGGGCGACCAGTCCATGAAAAAGCATGGGCCTGCGCCGTGCGGAATGAAAAGCACCGGCTGCAAAACGCAGGCAGCGGCAGAAGCGGGGGTAGCGTCGGGCATGGCGGAGTCTCTGAAGCAAAAACGGGAGCGACCTGGAATGATATTCCCATCTGCCAAAGATAGAATCATCCATTATTCACTTACACCTCCTACCAGGAGTGAGAAATCAATGCTCGATCGCGTGACCGGCATGCAGGTGTTCGTCGCGGCAGCCGCCCATGCCAGCCTGTCGGCCGCTGCCCGCGTGACCGGCATGTCGCCCGCCATGGCCACCAAGCATGTCGATGCGCTGGAGGCCCGGCTGGGCATCAAGCTGCTGCACCGCACCACCCGGCGGCTGACGCTGACCGGCGCGGGCGCGGATTATCTGGCTGCGTGCAGGCGCATCCTGCAGGAGTTGAACGAAGCCGAATCGGAATTGGCGGCGCAGCGTATCGAAGCGGTTGGACGGCTGCGCCTGAATCTGCCTTTGTCCTTTGGAACGCGCTTCGTTGCGCCGCTTTTGCCCGAATTCAGCCGGCGCTATCCGCAGGTGCAGGTCG
Coding sequences:
- a CDS encoding DODA-type extradiol aromatic ring-opening family dioxygenase — encoded protein: MPDATPASAAACVLQPVLFIPHGAGPCFFMDWSPADTWNEMAEFLAGAAGTLPEKPRAIMLISGHWQAPAFSVTASACPELIYDYHGFPPHTYQLAYPAPGDAALAARMAHRLADAGLQSALDAERGLDHGVFIPLKLMFPAADIPVVQLSLRADLDPAAHLAAGAALAGLRAEGVLIIGSGMSFHNMRGYGDARYTAPSEAFDEWLTDAVQADPLQRNASLRQWDGAPYAHHCHPPGQEEHLMPLLVAAGAAGKDRGRRIYSQQVMKTRLSAFRFG